One genomic segment of Paenibacillus sp. FSL H8-0332 includes these proteins:
- a CDS encoding cytidine deaminase, which translates to MDSALLLQEAIKARANAYIPYSRFGVGAALLDQDGKVHHGCNIENAAYGPTNCGERTAMFRAIADGHKPGTFKAIAVVADTDGPVSPCGVCRQVMVELCGPDMPVILGNLKGDIVETTVRDLLPGAFGPADLTQGQAPE; encoded by the coding sequence ATGGATTCTGCGCTACTTCTTCAGGAAGCGATCAAGGCAAGAGCCAATGCATATATACCATATTCCCGCTTTGGGGTAGGTGCTGCGCTGCTGGATCAGGACGGCAAGGTCCACCACGGCTGCAACATCGAGAATGCCGCTTACGGTCCCACCAACTGCGGGGAGCGGACGGCCATGTTCCGCGCCATTGCGGACGGGCATAAGCCAGGTACCTTCAAAGCCATCGCAGTCGTAGCCGACACGGACGGCCCCGTATCGCCTTGCGGCGTCTGCCGTCAGGTGATGGTCGAGCTGTGCGGCCCCGATATGCCGGTCATTCTCGGCAACCTGAAGGGCGATATTGTAGAGACTACCGTGCGTGATCTGCTCCCCGGCGCCTTCGGCCCGGCGGATCTCACACAGGGACAGGCCCCAGAGTAA
- a CDS encoding class I SAM-dependent methyltransferase, whose product MNNVKLSDRLQLLLEQVPSGSRLADIGSDHALLPVAAVKSGRVPSAIAGEVNPGPYDAALRGVAEAGLGAKIAVRRGDGLEVLEPGEADCITIAGMGGSLIAAILERGQKLGKLAGVKTLALQPNVGEDNLRRWLLRSGWVLVSEHILEEDGKIYEILTAVPEGAEAAGTNEELYSERLLAGGNVALDQALLLEMGPLLLQAPNEVFAAKWRGEISKLESILASLARSELEAAEEKRSRIKLQIKRIAEVLECLPKDRP is encoded by the coding sequence ATGAACAATGTAAAATTATCAGACCGGCTTCAGCTGCTGCTGGAGCAGGTACCCTCAGGCAGCAGACTTGCCGATATCGGCTCAGATCATGCCCTGCTGCCTGTTGCCGCTGTGAAGAGCGGCCGTGTGCCTTCGGCTATTGCCGGAGAAGTAAATCCGGGACCCTATGACGCGGCGCTTCGTGGTGTTGCGGAAGCAGGACTTGGTGCAAAGATCGCTGTACGGCGCGGAGACGGGCTGGAGGTGCTGGAGCCGGGGGAAGCGGACTGCATTACCATTGCTGGCATGGGCGGCTCGCTGATCGCGGCCATTCTGGAACGCGGGCAGAAGCTCGGCAAGCTGGCCGGAGTGAAGACGCTCGCGCTACAGCCCAATGTAGGCGAGGATAATCTGCGCCGCTGGCTGCTGCGGAGCGGCTGGGTGCTGGTCTCGGAGCATATTTTGGAGGAAGACGGCAAAATCTATGAGATCCTGACCGCTGTCCCTGAGGGCGCTGAAGCGGCGGGGACGAATGAAGAGCTGTACAGCGAGCGCCTACTTGCCGGAGGCAATGTTGCCCTTGATCAGGCGCTGCTGCTGGAGATGGGCCCGCTGCTGCTGCAAGCGCCGAATGAAGTGTTCGCCGCCAAATGGCGGGGTGAAATCTCCAAGCTGGAGAGCATTCTGGCCTCGCTAGCACGTTCGGAGCTGGAGGCGGCTGAGGAGAAG
- a CDS encoding YqzL family protein, with translation MRNFSWKYFAMTGDLDAYLLYREAGDSPEGSGPLPAEEEMAIDEEAQ, from the coding sequence ATGCGGAATTTTTCGTGGAAGTATTTTGCAATGACTGGAGATCTCGATGCGTATTTGCTGTACAGGGAAGCTGGGGATTCGCCCGAGGGCAGCGGACCGCTGCCGGCGGAGGAAGAGATGGCTATCGATGAAGAAGCGCAATAA
- the era gene encoding GTPase Era → MKFKSGFVAIIGRPNVGKSTLMNQVIGQKIAIMSDKPQTTRNKIHGVYTANNSQIVFLDTPGIHKRQSKLGDYMNQTAMSTLHEVEAVLFLVDASEGMGGGDRYIAEQLGAIKTPVILVMNKIDKIEPEVLLPMITEYNKLHSFAEIVPISAKLGNNVNTLLEQVQKYLPEGPQYYPDDQITDHPEQFVCAELIREKILHLTREEVPHSIAVAIEDMNVEPNGVVHISAVIFVERDSQKGIIIGKQGALLKEVGRRARTDIENLLGSKIFLELWVKVKKDWRNQDRVLRDLGFHKD, encoded by the coding sequence ATGAAATTCAAATCAGGGTTTGTCGCCATTATCGGCAGACCAAACGTAGGTAAATCAACACTCATGAACCAGGTAATCGGCCAGAAGATCGCCATTATGTCGGACAAGCCGCAGACCACCCGCAACAAAATTCACGGGGTATATACGGCGAATAACTCACAGATCGTATTCCTGGACACCCCGGGTATTCATAAAAGACAATCCAAGCTGGGCGATTACATGAATCAGACGGCGATGAGCACGCTGCATGAAGTGGAAGCGGTATTGTTCCTCGTGGATGCCTCTGAGGGTATGGGCGGCGGCGACCGCTATATCGCGGAACAGCTGGGCGCGATTAAGACACCGGTAATTCTGGTCATGAACAAGATTGACAAGATCGAGCCTGAAGTGCTGCTGCCAATGATTACGGAATATAACAAGCTGCATTCGTTCGCCGAAATCGTACCAATTTCTGCCAAGCTGGGCAATAACGTCAACACGCTGCTGGAGCAAGTCCAGAAATACCTGCCGGAAGGCCCGCAGTATTACCCGGACGACCAGATTACCGATCACCCTGAGCAGTTCGTCTGCGCGGAGCTGATCCGTGAGAAGATTCTGCATCTGACCCGTGAAGAGGTGCCGCATTCCATCGCAGTGGCGATTGAGGATATGAACGTGGAACCGAATGGGGTTGTGCATATTTCGGCGGTTATTTTTGTCGAGCGCGATTCCCAGAAGGGTATCATTATCGGCAAGCAGGGGGCTCTGCTGAAGGAAGTCGGACGCCGGGCGCGGACGGATATTGAGAACCTGCTGGGCTCGAAGATTTTCCTGGAATTATGGGTGAAGGTGAAAAAAGACTGGCGTAACCAGGACCGCGTACTGCGTGATTTGGGCTTCCACAAAGACTGA
- the dnaG gene encoding DNA primase, whose amino-acid sequence MASGHGPIPEEVIENVLARHDIVDTVSKVVHLSKQGKYLWGLCPFHSEKSPSFTVTPDRGVFHCFGCGMGGNAIKFRMEIEGLSFPEAVRIMAEESDIPVPEGRGGALAAPDPERDRLIQAYDLSAKYYHYLLKNTEYGTAAMEYLRNRGFSDKMIDQFQIGYAPDRWDTLLQFLEKRGFDLAEMEKGGLLSVRGEGKGYLDRFRGRVIFPIANRMGKTIAFAGRIFGEGQPKYLNSPESRLFNKSRILYNLHQSKASIRKTRQIVLFEGYGDVISAWDAGVHNGVATMGTSLTEGHVALMKSLGDEIVLSYDGDKAGQAAALKAIPILEASGLRVRVALLPSGLDPDEFITRHGGDRFREQVIDSAVSSIKFKLIYLKKNHILLEEDGKIAYVKEALEIIAGLPSSTEREVYLREIASELELSYDSLKQDCNLLRASMQKNNPEGDNNDNRWNNGRHKKGQVQTPTLLPAYHVAERRLLSLMIQDPEAATYVGERLGEEFNIDDHAAIAAYLYAYYAQGKPPGISRFLSSLQDDRLEKTATAISMMDTPPDWSTQVLDDCIREVRKYPLQRKIEPKREEMIQAEKSGDFLRAAQIASEILALERQ is encoded by the coding sequence GTGGCTAGCGGACATGGTCCTATTCCCGAAGAGGTTATCGAGAACGTGCTGGCGCGGCATGATATTGTCGATACAGTCAGTAAGGTTGTCCATCTGTCCAAGCAGGGTAAATATTTATGGGGCCTCTGCCCGTTCCATTCGGAGAAGTCACCTTCCTTCACTGTCACCCCTGACCGGGGAGTCTTTCATTGCTTTGGCTGCGGTATGGGCGGAAATGCCATCAAATTCAGGATGGAAATCGAAGGATTATCCTTCCCCGAAGCAGTCAGAATCATGGCGGAAGAGAGTGATATCCCTGTTCCTGAGGGAAGAGGCGGGGCGCTGGCTGCCCCCGATCCAGAGCGGGACCGGCTGATTCAGGCGTATGATTTATCCGCGAAGTATTATCATTATCTGCTGAAGAACACGGAATACGGCACTGCCGCTATGGAGTATTTAAGAAACCGTGGTTTCAGCGATAAAATGATTGACCAGTTCCAGATTGGCTATGCGCCGGACCGCTGGGATACACTGCTGCAGTTTCTCGAAAAACGGGGCTTTGATCTCGCCGAGATGGAGAAGGGCGGACTCCTGTCTGTCCGGGGGGAAGGCAAAGGATATCTGGACCGCTTCCGCGGCCGGGTCATTTTTCCGATTGCTAACCGCATGGGCAAGACCATTGCTTTTGCCGGGAGAATATTTGGTGAAGGGCAGCCGAAATATCTGAATTCCCCGGAGAGCCGGTTATTCAACAAGAGCCGGATTCTGTACAATCTGCACCAGTCCAAAGCATCCATCCGCAAAACGCGGCAAATCGTCCTGTTCGAGGGATACGGTGATGTCATTTCGGCTTGGGATGCAGGTGTGCATAACGGGGTAGCGACCATGGGCACATCGCTCACGGAGGGCCATGTGGCGCTGATGAAAAGCCTGGGAGATGAGATTGTTCTCTCCTATGATGGAGATAAGGCGGGACAAGCTGCGGCCCTTAAGGCCATTCCTATCCTGGAAGCCAGCGGTCTGCGGGTCAGGGTAGCCCTGCTTCCCAGCGGCCTGGACCCGGATGAATTCATCACCCGGCATGGCGGGGACAGATTCAGGGAACAAGTGATTGACTCTGCTGTGTCATCCATCAAATTTAAGCTTATATATCTGAAAAAAAACCATATACTCCTAGAGGAAGACGGCAAAATTGCCTATGTCAAGGAGGCTCTGGAGATTATCGCCGGGCTCCCTTCTTCAACGGAGCGGGAGGTGTACCTGCGGGAAATCGCCTCCGAGCTTGAGCTATCTTACGACAGTCTGAAGCAGGATTGCAATTTACTTCGGGCCTCGATGCAAAAAAACAACCCCGAAGGGGATAATAACGATAACAGGTGGAATAATGGTAGGCATAAAAAAGGGCAAGTGCAGACACCTACATTGCTGCCTGCTTACCATGTTGCGGAACGGCGTCTGTTATCATTAATGATTCAAGACCCGGAAGCGGCGACCTATGTGGGTGAACGGCTCGGGGAAGAGTTCAATATTGATGATCATGCGGCAATAGCCGCTTATCTATATGCTTACTATGCGCAAGGCAAACCACCCGGCATCAGCCGGTTTCTATCATCGCTTCAGGATGACCGTCTGGAGAAGACCGCAACGGCGATCTCCATGATGGACACCCCTCCGGACTGGAGTACGCAGGTTCTGGACGATTGTATTCGTGAAGTGCGGAAGTATCCTCTGCAGCGCAAAATTGAACCCAAGCGTGAAGAGATGATTCAGGCGGAGAAATCCGGTGACTTTTTGCGTGCAGCACAAATAGCAAGTGAAATTTTAGCCCTAGAGAGACAATGA
- a CDS encoding diacylglycerol kinase family protein encodes MVKNTAVGHKKFWHSFRFAAHGIAAAFKSELNMKVHSGLAVLVVAAAAVFRLPLSSWMLLLLAITLVLTAELLNTAIEATIDLVSPEIHPLAKKAKDTAAGAVLLTAVFAVIAGIYVFYHPVMDWITGLMS; translated from the coding sequence ATGGTCAAGAATACGGCGGTGGGCCACAAAAAATTCTGGCATTCCTTTCGCTTCGCAGCGCACGGCATTGCAGCAGCATTCAAATCGGAGTTGAACATGAAGGTGCACAGCGGCCTTGCTGTTCTGGTGGTGGCCGCCGCCGCTGTGTTCAGGCTTCCTCTGTCAAGCTGGATGCTGCTGCTGCTCGCCATTACGCTGGTGCTGACAGCCGAGCTGCTGAACACGGCGATTGAAGCGACGATTGATCTGGTTTCGCCTGAGATTCACCCGTTGGCCAAGAAGGCCAAAGATACCGCCGCAGGAGCCGTGCTGCTTACGGCGGTGTTTGCCGTGATTGCCGGAATCTATGTTTTTTATCATCCCGTGATGGACTGGATCACAGGTCTTATGTCATAA
- the glyQ gene encoding glycine--tRNA ligase subunit alpha, which produces MNFQQMILTLQQFWAAQNCILVQPYDTEKGAGTMNPMTFLRSLGPEPWKVAYVEPSRRPSDGRYGENPNRLYQHHQFQVIIKPSPDNIQELYLDSLKALGVDPLLHDVRFVEDNWENPSLGCAGLGWEVWLDGMEITQFTYFQQVGGIEASPVAVEITYGMERLASYIQDKENVFDLEWVEGMTYGDVFHQPEVEHSTYTFEVSDVKMLFTLFNTYEEEARRAMENHLVFPAYDYVLKCSHTFNLLDARGAISVTERTGFITRVRNLARTVAATYLEEREKLGFPLLKKEGTDHV; this is translated from the coding sequence ATGAACTTTCAACAGATGATTCTGACCCTGCAGCAATTCTGGGCCGCCCAGAACTGTATTCTCGTCCAGCCGTATGATACGGAAAAAGGGGCGGGTACGATGAACCCTATGACTTTTTTGCGTTCCCTGGGTCCGGAGCCGTGGAAGGTTGCTTATGTAGAGCCTTCACGCCGTCCGTCCGACGGCCGTTACGGGGAGAACCCGAACCGCCTGTATCAGCATCACCAGTTCCAGGTTATCATTAAGCCGTCCCCGGACAATATTCAGGAGCTGTACCTGGACAGCCTGAAGGCACTTGGCGTAGATCCCTTGCTGCATGATGTGCGGTTTGTCGAAGACAACTGGGAGAATCCGTCCCTGGGCTGTGCGGGTCTCGGCTGGGAAGTCTGGCTGGACGGTATGGAAATCACGCAATTTACCTATTTCCAGCAGGTTGGCGGAATTGAAGCAAGTCCGGTAGCGGTGGAGATTACTTACGGGATGGAGCGTTTGGCCTCCTATATTCAGGATAAGGAAAATGTCTTTGACCTGGAATGGGTAGAAGGTATGACGTACGGAGATGTGTTCCATCAGCCGGAGGTTGAGCATTCCACGTATACCTTCGAAGTTTCGGATGTCAAAATGCTATTCACCCTGTTCAACACCTACGAAGAGGAAGCCCGCAGAGCGATGGAGAACCATTTGGTTTTCCCGGCGTATGATTACGTGCTGAAATGCTCGCATACCTTCAACCTGCTGGATGCGCGCGGCGCAATCAGCGTAACGGAACGCACAGGCTTCATTACGAGAGTACGCAATTTGGCCCGCACCGTAGCGGCGACATATCTGGAGGAACGCGAGAAGCTGGGCTTCCCGCTGTTGAAGAAAGAAGGTACTGACCATGTCTAA
- the recO gene encoding DNA repair protein RecO, which translates to MLYRVEGIVIRSMDYGEGNAIITLCTENAGKVGVLVRGAKKVKSRHAALIQLFTSGEFVFFRNNGGLGTLNAGEITKSHHPLREDLVKAAYASYACELLDRVLHDEETGSFWYRQLTACLNALEEDKEPGIINNVFEMKVLQAAGYGPQLDSCIVCGKDKPDEELRISSRLGGVLCRSCRHNDPPAMEISPRALKLLRIFAALDLTRLGNVDVKPETRAELKIVMRGFMDMQLGLRLKSQSFLDQLDKYNI; encoded by the coding sequence ATGCTATACAGGGTGGAAGGGATCGTCATCCGCAGCATGGACTACGGTGAAGGGAACGCCATTATTACGCTTTGCACCGAGAACGCCGGTAAAGTAGGGGTTCTGGTGCGGGGCGCCAAGAAGGTCAAAAGCCGTCATGCTGCCCTGATCCAGCTGTTCACATCAGGCGAATTCGTGTTCTTCCGCAACAATGGCGGACTGGGAACACTGAATGCCGGAGAGATCACGAAGTCCCATCATCCGCTGCGGGAGGATCTGGTCAAGGCAGCCTATGCATCTTATGCCTGTGAGCTGCTCGACCGAGTACTGCATGATGAAGAGACAGGCAGCTTCTGGTACCGCCAGCTGACCGCCTGCCTGAATGCACTGGAGGAAGACAAAGAGCCCGGTATTATCAATAATGTATTTGAAATGAAAGTGCTGCAAGCCGCCGGTTACGGCCCTCAGCTTGATTCTTGTATTGTCTGCGGCAAGGACAAGCCGGATGAAGAGCTAAGAATTAGTTCCCGCCTGGGGGGAGTGCTCTGCCGCAGCTGCCGGCATAACGATCCTCCGGCCATGGAGATTTCCCCGCGTGCCTTGAAGCTGCTGAGGATCTTCGCGGCACTTGATCTGACCAGGCTGGGGAATGTCGATGTGAAGCCTGAGACCCGTGCGGAGCTGAAGATCGTCATGCGGGGATTCATGGATATGCAGCTCGGGCTCAGACTGAAGTCGCAGAGCTTCCTGGACCAGCTTGATAAATACAATATTTGA
- the ybeY gene encoding rRNA maturation RNase YbeY, whose protein sequence is MSLSVVWNNEQDEHEINGDLIELLERILQTAGEAEGIDTGEVDLTFVNNERIHELNLEYRGIDRPTDVLSFAMNEAGEDELEIIYDLADEDEELEEVPNVLGDIIISVTRAQEQAVEYGHSLERELGFLFVHGFLHLLGYDHQEPEAEAEMMSKQEKVLAQVGLIR, encoded by the coding sequence ATGAGTCTGAGCGTCGTTTGGAACAATGAACAGGATGAACATGAAATTAACGGCGATCTGATCGAACTGCTGGAGCGGATTCTGCAGACAGCAGGGGAAGCGGAAGGGATTGACACGGGGGAAGTGGATCTGACCTTCGTCAATAACGAACGCATTCATGAGCTGAATTTGGAGTACCGCGGCATTGACCGCCCGACAGATGTGCTCTCCTTCGCAATGAATGAAGCCGGAGAAGACGAGCTGGAGATTATATATGACTTAGCGGATGAAGACGAAGAGCTGGAAGAAGTGCCGAATGTGCTTGGGGATATCATCATTTCGGTCACCCGTGCACAGGAGCAGGCTGTGGAATACGGTCATTCGCTGGAGCGGGAGCTGGGCTTCCTGTTTGTCCACGGGTTCCTGCATTTGCTGGGCTATGATCATCAGGAGCCGGAGGCTGAGGCCGAAATGATGTCCAAGCAGGAGAAGGTTCTGGCTCAGGTCGGGTTGATACGCTAA
- the rpoD gene encoding RNA polymerase sigma factor RpoD has product MANDQHTELEAEFTLDQVKDQLIDHGKKRSSLNYKDIMEKLSPFDQDPEQMEEFYEQLSDLGIEVVNENDEEVNSLRPSEDNEDKEGDDFSFDDDLSLPPGIKINDPVRMYLKEIGRVPLLSADDEVELAMRIKNGDEEAKRRLAEANLRLVVSIAKRYVGRGMLFLDLIQEGNMGLIKAVEKFDHNKGFKFSTYATWWIRQAITRAIADQARTIRIPVHMVETINKLIRVSRQLLQELGREPSPEEIAAEMELTVEKVREIMKIAQEPVSLETPIGEEDDSHLGDFIEDQEALAPADAAAYELLKEQLEDVLDTLTEREENVLRLRFGLDDGRTRTLEEVGKVFGVTRERIRQIEAKALRKLRHPSRSKRLKDFLE; this is encoded by the coding sequence ATGGCGAACGATCAGCACACTGAACTGGAAGCGGAATTTACTCTGGATCAGGTTAAGGACCAGCTTATTGATCACGGGAAGAAAAGATCATCACTTAATTACAAAGATATCATGGAGAAATTGTCGCCATTCGATCAAGATCCCGAGCAGATGGAGGAATTCTACGAACAGCTGAGCGATCTGGGGATCGAGGTTGTCAATGAGAACGATGAAGAGGTGAACAGCCTCCGTCCAAGCGAGGATAATGAGGACAAAGAGGGAGACGACTTCAGCTTCGATGATGATCTGTCACTGCCTCCGGGTATCAAGATCAACGACCCTGTCCGGATGTATCTGAAGGAAATCGGCCGTGTGCCGCTGTTATCGGCTGACGATGAAGTCGAACTGGCGATGCGGATCAAGAATGGTGATGAGGAAGCGAAGCGGAGACTGGCGGAAGCGAACCTGCGGCTCGTGGTCAGTATCGCCAAGCGTTATGTCGGACGCGGCATGCTGTTCCTGGATCTGATTCAGGAAGGCAACATGGGTCTGATCAAGGCAGTTGAGAAGTTTGACCATAACAAAGGCTTCAAATTCAGTACCTATGCGACCTGGTGGATTCGTCAGGCGATTACGCGTGCGATTGCCGATCAGGCGCGGACGATCCGTATTCCGGTGCATATGGTCGAAACCATCAACAAGCTAATCCGGGTCTCCCGTCAATTGCTGCAGGAGCTGGGACGCGAGCCATCGCCGGAAGAGATTGCAGCCGAGATGGAGCTTACAGTTGAGAAGGTTAGAGAGATCATGAAGATTGCCCAGGAGCCGGTATCTTTGGAGACACCGATCGGTGAGGAAGATGATTCGCATCTGGGAGATTTCATTGAGGATCAGGAGGCGCTGGCGCCTGCGGATGCAGCAGCGTATGAGCTGCTGAAGGAACAGCTGGAGGATGTGCTGGACACGCTGACTGAGCGTGAAGAGAATGTGCTTCGCCTGCGTTTCGGACTGGATGACGGACGGACGAGAACCCTTGAGGAAGTGGGCAAGGTGTTCGGCGTAACCCGCGAGCGGATTCGCCAGATCGAAGCCAAAGCGCTTCGCAAGCTGCGTCACCCTAGCCGGAGCAAGCGGCTGAAGGATTTCCTCGAATAG
- the glyS gene encoding glycine--tRNA ligase subunit beta — protein sequence MSKDILFEIGLEEIPARFIRAAMEQLKDRTAKWLEASRISHQGVSAYATPRRLAVLVKDAAERQEDVSEEVKGPSRKIALDASGEWSKAALGFARSQGASPEQFTFKELAGVEYIYVTKSSTGIETASLLSEGLSGIVSAMTFPKNMRWGAYDFKFVRPIRWMVALFGQEIIDLTITGVKAGNVSRGHRFLGEEAVIEEPAAYVEAMRSQHVLVDVKEREELILSGIHKLAEEKGWKIAIKEDLLEEVLFLVETPTVLFGTFDPAFLNIPQEVLITSMREHQRYFPVFGEDGKLLPFFVTVRNGNAVSLDVIAKGNEKVLRARLSDAKFFYEEDQKLQINDALAKLENIVYHEELGSVGDKVRRIRAIADRLAVKLELSSEAAAEVSRTADICKFDLVTQMVGEFPELQGTMGEDYARKAGEAEQVSKAVFEHYQPRFAGDAVPSTQAGLVVSLADKIDTIIGCFSIGIIPTGSQDPYALRRQAAGIVQIVLEHQLSLSLEEIFAAALEVHESSRTEKHFTPELRITLYEFFGLRVKRLLADNNVRYDVVDAALAAGFDDIVDVVSRSLALMNAVTDVADFKITMDSLTRVSNLAAKAPEGAVIDPALLKEEAEQKLYATWQNIHEPYRTALASRHAAEALQILSGLEAAVTGFFDSVMVMAEDEAVRSNRLALLAGIHTDSRLFADFGKLVW from the coding sequence ATGTCTAAGGATATTCTGTTCGAGATCGGTCTGGAGGAAATCCCTGCACGCTTTATCCGCGCGGCGATGGAGCAATTGAAGGACAGAACGGCGAAATGGCTGGAGGCCTCACGCATCAGTCATCAGGGCGTTAGTGCCTATGCAACACCGCGCCGCCTTGCTGTACTGGTGAAGGATGCTGCTGAACGGCAGGAGGATGTTAGCGAAGAGGTCAAAGGCCCGTCACGCAAAATCGCACTGGATGCCAGCGGCGAATGGAGCAAGGCTGCACTAGGGTTTGCCCGCAGTCAGGGCGCTTCACCGGAGCAGTTCACGTTCAAGGAACTCGCTGGCGTGGAATATATCTATGTGACCAAGAGTAGCACCGGTATCGAAACAGCTTCATTGCTCTCTGAAGGCCTGTCAGGCATTGTAAGTGCCATGACTTTCCCGAAAAATATGCGCTGGGGTGCTTATGATTTCAAATTTGTCCGTCCGATCCGCTGGATGGTGGCCCTCTTCGGCCAAGAGATCATTGACCTTACGATTACCGGAGTCAAGGCGGGCAATGTGAGCCGCGGCCACCGTTTCCTCGGTGAAGAAGCCGTAATAGAAGAGCCTGCTGCATACGTCGAAGCTATGCGCAGCCAGCATGTGCTGGTGGATGTGAAGGAGCGCGAAGAGCTGATTCTAAGCGGAATCCACAAGCTTGCGGAAGAGAAGGGCTGGAAGATTGCCATCAAAGAGGATCTGCTGGAAGAAGTCCTGTTCCTGGTAGAGACACCGACTGTGCTGTTTGGTACCTTTGATCCGGCCTTTCTGAATATTCCTCAAGAGGTGCTGATCACCTCTATGCGCGAGCATCAGCGTTACTTCCCGGTGTTTGGTGAAGACGGCAAGCTGTTGCCGTTCTTCGTAACGGTACGTAACGGGAATGCGGTATCGCTGGACGTCATCGCCAAGGGGAACGAGAAGGTGCTGCGCGCCCGCTTGTCGGATGCCAAATTCTTTTATGAAGAAGACCAGAAGCTGCAAATTAACGATGCTCTGGCCAAGCTGGAGAATATCGTCTACCATGAAGAGCTGGGCAGTGTAGGTGACAAAGTGCGCCGCATCCGTGCCATCGCTGACCGCTTGGCTGTGAAGCTTGAGCTGTCTTCAGAGGCTGCTGCGGAAGTCAGCCGTACGGCGGATATTTGCAAATTCGATCTGGTGACCCAGATGGTGGGTGAGTTCCCTGAGCTACAGGGCACGATGGGTGAGGATTATGCCCGCAAGGCCGGGGAAGCAGAGCAGGTGTCCAAAGCGGTCTTCGAGCACTATCAGCCGCGCTTCGCCGGAGATGCAGTTCCTTCTACACAGGCAGGTCTTGTAGTCAGCCTTGCTGATAAAATCGATACGATTATCGGCTGCTTCTCCATTGGGATCATTCCAACAGGCTCCCAGGACCCGTATGCCCTGCGCCGTCAGGCGGCAGGTATTGTCCAGATCGTGCTGGAGCATCAGCTGAGCCTCAGTCTGGAGGAGATTTTTGCAGCGGCACTGGAAGTCCATGAAAGTTCCCGTACAGAGAAACATTTCACCCCTGAACTGCGTATAACCCTGTATGAGTTCTTCGGTCTGCGTGTCAAACGCCTGTTAGCCGACAACAATGTCCGCTATGATGTTGTGGATGCAGCGCTTGCGGCAGGATTCGATGATATCGTTGATGTAGTAAGCAGAAGTCTTGCCTTGATGAATGCTGTAACCGATGTGGCTGATTTCAAAATCACCATGGATTCGCTGACCCGTGTCAGCAATCTGGCCGCCAAAGCTCCGGAAGGAGCAGTCATCGACCCAGCCCTGCTTAAGGAAGAAGCGGAACAGAAGCTGTACGCGACTTGGCAGAATATTCATGAGCCTTACCGCACAGCCCTTGCTTCCAGACATGCCGCTGAAGCCCTGCAGATTCTGTCGGGACTTGAAGCAGCCGTTACCGGATTCTTCGATTCGGTTATGGTTATGGCCGAAGATGAAGCCGTCCGCTCGAACCGTCTGGCGCTGCTGGCCGGCATTCATACAGACTCCAGGCTGTTTGCTGATTTTGGCAAGCTGGTGTGGTAA
- a CDS encoding YaiI/YqxD family protein: MGTSPLRKIVVDGDACPVKQEIITVARSFGLPVLMVSSYDHVLRAEEGVTVVQVDRGADSADLYIANHISAGDVVITQDYGLAALALGKRCRALSNRGQEYENSTMDFMLESRHAKAVERRRGHYSKGPKAITAEEKNLFQHKLTKLLTILQENVQL; encoded by the coding sequence TTGGGAACTTCCCCGCTAAGGAAGATTGTTGTGGACGGGGATGCCTGTCCGGTTAAGCAGGAGATTATTACCGTGGCACGCAGCTTCGGGCTTCCGGTGCTGATGGTCTCTTCCTATGATCATGTGCTGCGGGCGGAAGAAGGCGTTACGGTGGTTCAGGTGGACCGCGGGGCAGACAGTGCCGACCTCTATATCGCCAATCATATTTCTGCGGGAGATGTCGTAATTACGCAGGATTATGGACTGGCGGCGCTGGCGCTGGGCAAACGCTGCCGGGCACTTTCGAACCGGGGCCAGGAATATGAGAATTCTACCATGGATTTTATGCTGGAGAGCAGGCATGCCAAGGCGGTAGAACGCAGACGGGGCCATTATTCCAAGGGTCCCAAAGCGATTACTGCAGAGGAAAAAAATCTTTTTCAACATAAACTGACAAAACTTTTAACAATTTTGCAGGAGAATGTCCAGCTATAG